A part of Halobacillus shinanisalinarum genomic DNA contains:
- the fsa gene encoding fructose-6-phosphate aldolase gives MKFFVDTANINEIKEANALGVLDGVTTNPSLVAKEGVSFHDRLKEITEEVDGSVSAEVISLDVAGMLKEAKELAAIAPNITVKVPMTLDGLKAVKALSDLNIKTNVTLIFSANQALLAARAGASYVSPFLGRLDDIGHNGMELVAQIAEIFDRHALDTEIIAASVRHPVHVTDAALNGAHIATVPFKLFGQLVKHPLTDQGIEKFLNDWNNQK, from the coding sequence ATGAAATTTTTCGTAGATACGGCTAATATTAATGAGATAAAAGAAGCAAACGCTTTAGGAGTGCTGGATGGGGTAACGACAAACCCAAGCTTAGTTGCGAAAGAAGGCGTTTCTTTTCACGATCGTTTAAAAGAAATCACCGAGGAAGTCGATGGTTCAGTAAGTGCTGAAGTGATCTCACTGGATGTTGCGGGTATGCTTAAGGAAGCGAAAGAACTTGCAGCCATCGCCCCAAATATCACGGTAAAAGTCCCGATGACACTGGATGGGTTGAAGGCCGTAAAAGCCTTGAGCGATTTGAACATTAAAACAAATGTAACCCTTATATTTTCTGCCAATCAGGCACTACTTGCGGCACGGGCAGGAGCGTCCTACGTATCACCTTTCCTTGGACGTCTTGATGACATTGGCCACAATGGAATGGAACTTGTTGCTCAAATTGCTGAAATTTTCGACCGTCATGCACTTGATACAGAGATCATTGCCGCATCTGTTCGCCACCCGGTCCACGTAACAGATGCAGCATTGAATGGAGCCCACATTGCAACGGTTCCATTTAAGCTTTTTGGCCAACTCGTTAAACATCCTTTGACTGACCAAGGTATAGAAAAATTCCTTAATGACTGGAATAATCAAAAATAA
- a CDS encoding UDP-N-acetylglucosamine 1-carboxyvinyltransferase yields MKKLLVEGGTRLRGQVRVSGAKNSAVALLPAAILANSKVTIEGLPSISDVGTLSELLEEIGGTVRRDGQTIEIEPSEMISMPLPNGRVKKLRASYYFMGAMLGRFNKAVIGLPGGCHLGPRPIDQHIKGFEALGAEVTNEQGAIYLRAKELRGARIYLDVVSVGATINIMLAAVKAKGKTTIENAAKEPEIIDVATLLTSMGAKIKGAGTDVIRIEGVEELNGCLHTIIPDRIEAGTYTIMAAAQGEEMIIDNVIPQHLESLLAKLREMGVTIEENDEQLYIRPGEKIKSVDIKTLVYPGFPTDLQQPFTTLLTKAEGTGVVTDTIYQARFKHVDELRRMNASIKVEGGAAIVAGPSRLEGAKVKASDLRAGAALVIAGLMAKGVTEITGVDHIERGYENITNKLVELGANIWYEEMSEEEVEQFQNS; encoded by the coding sequence ATGAAAAAACTACTAGTAGAAGGCGGAACCCGCTTGCGTGGACAAGTACGCGTAAGTGGAGCGAAAAACAGTGCCGTTGCTCTATTGCCTGCCGCGATTTTGGCGAACTCAAAAGTAACGATTGAAGGACTTCCAAGCATTTCAGATGTAGGGACCCTTTCTGAATTGCTTGAGGAAATCGGAGGCACCGTCCGCCGTGATGGGCAAACGATTGAAATTGAGCCATCCGAAATGATTTCAATGCCGCTTCCGAATGGTCGTGTTAAAAAACTGCGTGCCTCTTATTATTTTATGGGGGCTATGCTTGGACGCTTTAATAAAGCCGTCATTGGATTGCCTGGCGGATGCCACCTTGGGCCACGTCCAATTGATCAACACATTAAAGGATTCGAAGCACTTGGCGCTGAAGTGACCAACGAACAAGGTGCAATTTATTTACGTGCAAAAGAACTGCGCGGTGCAAGGATTTATTTAGACGTAGTCAGTGTCGGCGCAACCATTAATATTATGCTTGCCGCTGTCAAAGCCAAAGGAAAAACTACCATTGAAAATGCTGCTAAAGAACCTGAAATTATTGATGTAGCCACACTCTTGACAAGCATGGGTGCGAAAATAAAAGGTGCGGGAACAGACGTGATCCGTATTGAAGGGGTAGAGGAGCTTAACGGCTGTCTGCATACGATTATTCCGGATCGGATTGAAGCAGGAACCTATACGATCATGGCTGCCGCTCAAGGCGAAGAGATGATCATCGATAACGTGATTCCGCAGCACCTTGAATCCCTTTTGGCAAAACTGCGTGAGATGGGTGTAACGATTGAGGAGAATGATGAACAGCTCTATATTAGACCGGGCGAGAAGATCAAGAGTGTTGACATTAAAACCCTTGTGTATCCCGGCTTTCCGACTGATTTACAACAACCATTCACGACATTACTGACAAAAGCTGAAGGTACAGGTGTCGTCACGGATACGATTTATCAAGCTAGATTTAAGCATGTCGATGAATTACGAAGAATGAATGCTTCAATTAAAGTCGAAGGCGGTGCAGCAATCGTCGCCGGTCCTTCCCGGCTTGAAGGGGCAAAGGTGAAAGCCTCGGACTTAAGGGCAGGAGCCGCATTAGTTATTGCTGGTCTGATGGCAAAGGGAGTAACTGAAATCACTGGCGTAGACCACATCGAACGAGGATATGAAAACATTACAAATAAATTAGTAGAACTAGGCGCAAATATCTGGTATGAGGAAATGTCAGAAGAAGAAGTCGAACAATTCCAGAATTCTTAA
- a CDS encoding response regulator, which produces MTSKILIVDDQPGIRMLLEEFLKSEGYETISANTGKQACEVAMEHNPDLILMDYNLPIMSGGEVLKYLDSEQFDKPVFIMTGLSASSIEEDTHYPFVQHVISKPFDIHTIRQMIADCLVREG; this is translated from the coding sequence ATGACAAGCAAAATTCTCATTGTTGACGATCAACCAGGAATTAGAATGTTACTAGAGGAATTTCTTAAAAGCGAAGGATATGAAACTATTAGTGCAAATACAGGAAAACAAGCTTGTGAAGTGGCAATGGAACATAACCCGGATCTCATTTTAATGGATTACAATTTGCCGATAATGAGTGGTGGAGAGGTGCTCAAATATTTAGACAGTGAACAATTTGATAAGCCTGTTTTCATTATGACAGGTCTCTCTGCAAGCTCGATTGAGGAAGACACTCACTATCCCTTTGTTCAACACGTCATCTCAAAACCATTTGACATCCACACGATTCGTCAAATGATAGCAGATTGTCTTGTACGTGAAGGTTAA
- the fba gene encoding class II fructose-1,6-bisphosphate aldolase, which produces MPLVSMKEMLETAKENRYGVGQFNLNNLEYAQAILQAAEEEQSPVILGVSEGAGRYMGGFNVVVAMVKSLMESYGTTVPVAIHLDHGSSFEKCAEAIHAGFTSVMIDASHDPLEENIALTKKVVELAHIHGVSVEAELGRVGGQEDDLIVDDAEAAYAIPSECKQLVDETDVDVFAPALGSVHGPYKGEPNLGFDRMEEIMGLVDKPLVLHGGTGIPTADVKKAISFGTAKINVNTENQISQGKAVRKVLAEQPEQYDPRKYLGPGRDAIKETVIGKMREFGSSQKA; this is translated from the coding sequence ATGCCGTTAGTTTCAATGAAAGAAATGCTAGAAACAGCTAAAGAGAATCGCTACGGAGTAGGACAATTCAATTTGAACAACCTTGAATATGCTCAAGCGATTCTTCAGGCTGCTGAAGAAGAGCAATCTCCAGTTATCCTTGGAGTATCTGAGGGAGCCGGACGTTATATGGGCGGATTTAACGTAGTTGTGGCTATGGTTAAATCACTTATGGAATCTTATGGGACAACTGTGCCTGTTGCGATTCACTTAGATCACGGGTCAAGTTTTGAAAAATGTGCGGAAGCCATCCATGCCGGTTTTACTTCTGTGATGATCGATGCTTCCCATGACCCGCTTGAGGAAAATATCGCTCTTACGAAAAAAGTCGTTGAGCTAGCTCATATTCACGGAGTATCTGTTGAAGCAGAACTTGGCCGTGTAGGTGGACAAGAGGATGACCTTATCGTGGATGATGCTGAAGCAGCTTATGCGATTCCTTCCGAGTGTAAACAACTCGTTGACGAAACAGATGTTGACGTATTCGCACCTGCTTTAGGCTCTGTTCACGGTCCGTACAAAGGTGAACCGAACCTTGGCTTCGACCGCATGGAAGAAATCATGGGACTTGTTGACAAACCACTTGTACTTCACGGTGGAACAGGTATTCCAACAGCAGATGTTAAAAAGGCGATTTCTTTCGGTACAGCAAAAATTAACGTAAACACAGAAAACCAGATTTCTCAAGGTAAAGCGGTACGTAAAGTTCTTGCTGAGCAGCCGGAACAATACGACCCTCGTAAATACTTGGGACCTGGCCGTGACGCGATTAAAGAAACTGTCATCGGCAAAATGCGTGAATTTGGTTCTTCTCAAAAAGCATAA
- the glpX gene encoding class II fructose-bisphosphatase → MERSLSMELVRVTEAAALSSARWMGRGKKDEADDAATSAMRDVFDTIPMKGKVVIGEGEMDEAPMLYIGEKLGNGFGPRVDVAVDPLEGTNIVAQGTWNALAVIAIADHNQLLHAPDMYMEKIAVGPEAVGEVDINASVADNLAAVAKAKNKEIEDVVAIVLNRERHEGIIEEIRAAGARIKLISDGDVAAAINTAFDDTGVDILFGSGGAPEGVLAAVALKCLGGEIQGKLIPSNDEELKRCKDMGIEDINRVLYMDDFCGGDDAIFAATGVTDGELLQGVQFKGQKATTQTVVMRAKSGTVRFIDGDHSLKKKPNLVIK, encoded by the coding sequence ATGGAAAGAAGTTTATCAATGGAACTAGTAAGAGTAACAGAGGCAGCTGCCTTATCATCGGCACGCTGGATGGGAAGAGGAAAGAAAGACGAGGCAGATGATGCAGCTACCTCAGCTATGCGCGATGTATTTGACACCATCCCGATGAAGGGGAAGGTTGTCATTGGTGAAGGAGAAATGGATGAAGCTCCGATGCTTTACATTGGCGAGAAGCTCGGGAATGGCTTTGGTCCGAGAGTTGACGTAGCTGTTGATCCACTTGAAGGAACCAATATTGTTGCTCAAGGGACATGGAATGCGCTGGCAGTCATTGCTATTGCCGATCATAATCAGCTTTTGCATGCACCAGATATGTATATGGAAAAAATTGCAGTTGGCCCTGAAGCCGTTGGAGAAGTTGACATCAATGCGTCTGTGGCTGATAACCTTGCAGCCGTAGCTAAAGCGAAGAACAAAGAGATTGAAGATGTTGTGGCGATTGTTTTAAATAGAGAACGCCATGAAGGAATCATTGAAGAGATTCGGGCAGCGGGAGCTCGTATCAAGCTAATCTCAGATGGGGACGTGGCTGCAGCGATTAATACAGCCTTTGACGATACTGGTGTTGATATTTTATTCGGATCAGGTGGAGCGCCAGAAGGGGTGCTTGCCGCTGTTGCTTTAAAATGCCTCGGTGGTGAAATTCAAGGGAAACTTATTCCTTCAAATGATGAAGAATTGAAACGATGTAAGGACATGGGAATTGAAGATATCAACAGAGTTCTCTACATGGATGATTTCTGTGGCGGGGATGATGCCATTTTCGCGGCCACAGGTGTGACAGATGGGGAACTTCTTCAAGGCGTCCAATTTAAAGGACAAAAAGCAACGACTCAAACGGTCGTCATGCGTGCGAAATCAGGAACCGTC